In Gemmatimonadetes bacterium T265, one DNA window encodes the following:
- the yjcP gene encoding multidrug RND transporter, giving the protein MLPLPAPGRPAAVRRGRRSVLPVVGGALFLGAAASAAPAALPAQNITATPAAPSALSLEDAVSLARNNAPGYLVNVNARRRADAQVRSASGGLLPTLSTSLGSSYREGRQQYYAGQALGATASQVSGSYSLDLTASYSISSLTAPRLQRASREAVDADIGGSTQQLRTSVTQQYLTALQQQARAELADTLVATARTQLELAKARVAVGAATVLDVRRAEVTLGQQQVAGIQARNQAEVERVRLLQQIGVEPSRPVTLTSRFVVADPGFDLESLLRQARAGNPALNALRSRERVAGLAVRQAHGAYYPSLNLSANVSGYSSQFTNTDALVASSLNSQVAQCEQSAAVRAIATGQPVDASNCAAITLTPAQIATARAGNGNFFNFTRQPYTVSAYLSFPIFNGFQREVGVQQARADQYDADARVRAQELQLTADVTAAFRTLESQRQVVAQQERTVATAKEALYLAQERYRVGAGAFLDVSQAQDAYNQAQTDYVNAVYQYHSQFAVLEAAVGRPLR; this is encoded by the coding sequence ATGCTGCCTCTTCCCGCCCCCGGCCGCCCTGCGGCCGTCCGACGCGGGCGCCGGTCCGTCCTGCCCGTCGTCGGCGGCGCGCTCTTCCTCGGCGCCGCGGCGTCGGCCGCGCCGGCCGCGCTGCCCGCGCAGAACATCACCGCGACCCCGGCCGCGCCGAGCGCCCTCTCGCTCGAAGACGCGGTCTCGCTCGCACGCAACAACGCGCCCGGGTACCTCGTCAACGTCAACGCCCGGCGCCGCGCCGACGCCCAGGTGCGGAGCGCGAGCGGCGGGCTCCTCCCGACGCTCTCGACGAGCCTCGGGTCGAGCTACCGCGAGGGACGCCAGCAGTACTACGCCGGCCAGGCGCTCGGCGCCACGGCCAGCCAGGTGTCCGGCAGCTATAGCCTCGACCTCACGGCCTCGTACAGCATTTCGTCGCTGACCGCACCGCGACTGCAGCGCGCGAGCCGCGAGGCGGTCGACGCCGACATCGGCGGGTCGACGCAGCAACTGCGGACGAGCGTGACGCAGCAATACCTGACCGCACTGCAGCAGCAGGCGCGCGCCGAGCTTGCCGACACGCTCGTCGCGACCGCGCGCACGCAGCTCGAACTCGCGAAGGCGCGCGTCGCGGTCGGCGCCGCGACCGTGCTCGACGTGCGCCGCGCCGAGGTCACGCTCGGGCAGCAGCAGGTCGCCGGCATCCAGGCGCGCAACCAGGCCGAGGTCGAGCGGGTGCGCCTGCTCCAGCAGATCGGCGTCGAGCCGAGCCGGCCGGTGACGCTCACGTCGCGATTCGTCGTCGCCGACCCCGGCTTCGACCTCGAGTCGCTCCTCCGGCAGGCGCGCGCCGGCAACCCCGCGCTCAACGCGCTCCGCTCGCGCGAGCGCGTCGCGGGACTCGCCGTGCGCCAGGCGCACGGGGCGTACTACCCGTCGCTCAACCTCTCGGCGAACGTGAGCGGCTACAGCAGCCAGTTCACCAACACCGACGCCCTCGTCGCGAGCTCGCTCAACTCGCAGGTCGCGCAGTGCGAGCAGTCGGCGGCGGTGCGCGCGATCGCGACCGGGCAGCCGGTCGACGCGTCGAACTGCGCCGCGATCACGCTCACGCCCGCGCAGATTGCGACGGCGCGCGCCGGCAACGGCAACTTCTTCAACTTCACGCGGCAGCCGTACACCGTCTCGGCGTACCTGTCGTTCCCGATCTTCAACGGGTTCCAGCGCGAGGTCGGGGTGCAGCAGGCGCGCGCCGACCAGTACGACGCCGACGCCCGCGTGCGCGCGCAGGAATTGCAGCTGACGGCCGACGTGACCGCCGCGTTCCGCACGCTCGAGTCGCAGCGGCAGGTCGTCGCGCAGCAGGAGCGCACGGTGGCCACGGCGAAGGAGGCGCTCTACCTCGCGCAGGAGCGCTACCGCGTCGGCGCGGGCGCGTTCCTCGACGTCTCGCAGGCGCAGGACGCGTACAACCAGGCCCAGACCGACTACGTCAACGCGGTCTACCAGTACCACAGCCAGTTCGCGGTGCTCGAGGCCGCGGTCGGCCGCCCGCTCCGCTGA
- a CDS encoding RND transporter yields the protein MRKSVKLTIAGVAVASLAGVAAASASKRSAKAVDVKTEAVQRRDLVASVTASGQVRPHTKVDVAADISGRIVRLAVKEGQLVTRGQFLLQIDPAQYAATVQSAQAAVSQARAQQAQAQANLIQAQRAYDRMAAIKKQNAQLVSESELDQLHTQADAARALADAGRFAVNQALGQLQNAQQALDKTTIVAPMSGRVTRLNVEQGETAVPGTFNKDAATLLTISDMSVLETKIKVDETDVARIKLGDSAVVQIDAFPDSTFTGRVTEISNSALKSTTGQQAADQAVDYEVTVQLLNPPTDTRPDFSATAKVVTAARQRALAVPIIALTVRENQPVGGDTAEQGLGAKKPQKEVGKKDVEGVFIVGKDNKVQFRPVKVGIAGDKYFEVTGGVREGETIVAGTYQAIRELKDGAAIRVAPDSAKGGKVATTTGAAK from the coding sequence ATGCGCAAGAGCGTCAAACTGACCATCGCCGGCGTCGCCGTCGCCTCGCTCGCCGGCGTCGCGGCGGCGAGCGCGAGCAAGCGGTCGGCCAAGGCCGTCGACGTCAAGACCGAGGCCGTCCAGCGCCGCGACCTCGTCGCCTCCGTGACGGCGAGCGGACAGGTCCGCCCGCACACGAAGGTCGACGTCGCCGCCGACATCAGCGGGCGCATCGTGCGCCTCGCCGTCAAGGAGGGGCAGCTCGTCACGCGCGGACAGTTCCTCCTCCAGATCGACCCCGCGCAGTACGCGGCCACCGTGCAGAGCGCGCAAGCCGCGGTCTCGCAGGCGCGCGCGCAGCAGGCGCAGGCGCAGGCCAACCTGATCCAGGCCCAGCGCGCCTACGACCGCATGGCCGCGATCAAGAAGCAGAACGCGCAGCTCGTCTCCGAGTCCGAGCTCGACCAGCTCCACACGCAGGCCGACGCGGCGCGCGCCCTCGCCGACGCCGGCCGCTTCGCCGTCAACCAGGCGTTAGGCCAGCTCCAGAACGCGCAGCAGGCGCTCGACAAGACGACGATCGTCGCGCCGATGAGCGGGCGCGTGACGCGCCTCAACGTCGAGCAGGGCGAGACCGCCGTGCCCGGCACCTTCAACAAGGACGCGGCAACGCTGCTCACGATCAGCGACATGAGCGTGCTCGAGACGAAGATCAAGGTCGACGAGACCGACGTCGCGCGCATCAAGCTCGGCGACTCGGCCGTCGTGCAGATCGACGCCTTCCCCGACTCGACGTTCACCGGCCGCGTGACGGAGATCTCGAACAGCGCGCTCAAGAGCACCACCGGACAGCAGGCCGCCGACCAGGCGGTCGACTACGAGGTGACGGTGCAACTCCTCAACCCCCCGACCGACACCCGCCCCGACTTCTCGGCGACCGCCAAGGTCGTCACCGCGGCGCGGCAGCGCGCCCTCGCGGTGCCGATCATCGCGCTCACCGTGCGCGAGAACCAGCCCGTCGGCGGCGACACCGCCGAGCAGGGGCTCGGCGCCAAGAAGCCGCAGAAGGAGGTCGGCAAGAAGGACGTCGAGGGCGTCTTCATCGTCGGCAAGGACAACAAGGTGCAGTTCCGCCCCGTGAAGGTCGGCATCGCGGGCGACAAGTACTTCGAAGTCACCGGCGGCGTGCGCGAGGGCGAGACGATCGTCGCGGGCACCTACCAGGCGATCCGCGAGCTCAAGGACGGCGCCGCGATCCGCGTCGCGCCAGACTCCGCCAAGGGCGGCAAGGTCGCGACGACGACGGGGGCGGCGAAGTGA
- a CDS encoding macrolide ABC transporter ATP-binding protein, translating to MSAVVTPDVGLGVTAERRAVVGAAGAAPGTDWVIVTRGLKREYDMGGEVVRALRGVDLAIRRNEYVAIMGPSGSGKSTLMNVIGCLDTPNAGEYWLNGTLVSKMTDDALAHVRNREIGFVFQTFNLLPRSTALQNVELPLVYAGVSSADRRRRATEALERVQLGERLSHRPNELSGGQRQRVAIARALVNNPAILLADEPTGNLDSQTSEEIMRVFEGLADQGQTVVMVTHEPDIAAHARRVVVLRDGLIASDESQTQFAARLAAPVV from the coding sequence GTGAGCGCCGTCGTCACGCCCGACGTGGGCCTGGGCGTCACCGCCGAGCGGCGCGCGGTCGTCGGTGCCGCGGGCGCCGCGCCGGGCACCGACTGGGTCATCGTCACGCGCGGCCTCAAGCGCGAGTACGACATGGGCGGCGAGGTCGTGCGCGCGCTGCGCGGGGTCGACCTCGCCATCCGCCGCAACGAGTACGTCGCGATCATGGGCCCGTCCGGCTCCGGTAAGTCGACGCTGATGAACGTCATCGGCTGCCTCGACACGCCCAACGCGGGCGAGTACTGGCTCAACGGGACGCTCGTCTCGAAGATGACGGACGACGCGCTCGCGCACGTGCGCAACCGCGAGATCGGGTTCGTCTTCCAGACCTTCAACCTGCTGCCGCGCTCGACGGCGCTGCAGAACGTCGAGCTGCCGCTCGTCTACGCGGGCGTGTCGTCAGCCGACCGCCGCCGCCGCGCCACGGAGGCGCTCGAACGCGTGCAGCTCGGCGAGCGCCTGAGCCACCGCCCGAACGAGCTCTCGGGCGGCCAGCGCCAGCGCGTCGCGATCGCGCGCGCCCTCGTCAACAACCCCGCCATCCTCCTCGCCGACGAGCCGACGGGGAACCTCGACTCGCAGACCTCCGAGGAAATCATGCGCGTCTTCGAGGGGCTCGCCGACCAGGGGCAGACGGTGGTGATGGTCACGCACGAGCCCGACATCGCGGCCCACGCACGCCGCGTCGTCGTGCTGCGCGACGGCCTGATCGCGAGCGACGAGAGCCAGACGCAGTTCGCGGCGCGGCTGGCGGCGCCGGTGGTGTAA
- a CDS encoding ABC transporter permease, producing the protein MPFLDAVRLAFQQIRVQKLKSFFTLLGVTIGVMFLIAVVSVVNGMGRYVERDFAGKFLGVNTFNLRKKPDVGGDYSEEEWKKMERRPAVTIEDAYAVRDALPRGAHWAIQDSRWGQPTTRYAKGGPQVLVEAATPGLFAIKDLVVRRGRAFGDQDAMIGADVAVIGQEVAELYFPGVDPVGRDVLVDRQPFQVIGVLEKQGTVFGLSLDRQIIAPFSSSMARVTRSRDNGLYGVVVQGANPAEQASLQETVREVMRRRHKLRPGAPDDFTLESSETALAQWLSLKRYLVLAGIALPAIGLVVGAIVIMNIMLVAVAERTREIGVRKSLGARRRDILGQFLAESTALSVAGAALGVALGVVLAAGVRAATPLPTEVALWSVLVSVGLGAGVGIVAGVYPASRAARLDPIAALRSE; encoded by the coding sequence GTGCCCTTCCTCGACGCCGTCCGCCTCGCCTTCCAGCAGATCCGCGTGCAGAAGCTCAAGAGCTTCTTCACGCTGCTCGGCGTGACGATCGGTGTCATGTTCCTCATCGCGGTCGTCTCGGTCGTGAACGGGATGGGCCGCTACGTCGAGCGCGACTTCGCCGGCAAGTTCCTCGGCGTCAACACGTTCAACCTTCGCAAGAAGCCCGACGTCGGCGGCGATTACAGCGAAGAAGAATGGAAGAAGATGGAGCGCCGCCCGGCGGTCACGATCGAGGACGCGTACGCGGTCCGCGACGCCCTCCCGCGGGGCGCGCACTGGGCCATCCAGGACTCGCGCTGGGGGCAGCCGACGACGCGCTACGCCAAGGGCGGCCCGCAGGTGCTCGTCGAGGCCGCGACGCCCGGCCTGTTCGCGATCAAGGACCTCGTCGTCCGGCGCGGCCGCGCGTTCGGCGACCAGGACGCGATGATCGGCGCCGACGTCGCCGTGATCGGGCAGGAGGTCGCCGAGCTGTACTTCCCCGGGGTCGACCCGGTGGGGCGCGACGTGCTCGTCGACCGCCAGCCGTTCCAGGTCATCGGCGTGCTCGAAAAGCAGGGCACCGTCTTCGGGCTGTCGCTCGACCGGCAGATCATCGCGCCGTTCTCGTCGTCGATGGCGCGGGTCACGCGCTCGCGCGACAACGGCCTGTACGGGGTGGTCGTGCAGGGCGCCAACCCCGCCGAGCAGGCGTCGTTGCAGGAGACCGTGCGCGAGGTCATGCGGCGGCGGCACAAGTTGCGCCCGGGCGCGCCGGACGACTTCACGCTCGAGAGCTCCGAGACCGCGCTCGCGCAGTGGCTCTCGCTCAAGCGGTACCTCGTGCTCGCCGGCATCGCCCTGCCGGCGATCGGACTCGTCGTCGGCGCGATCGTGATCATGAACATCATGCTCGTCGCCGTCGCGGAGCGCACGCGCGAGATCGGCGTCCGCAAGTCGCTCGGCGCGCGCCGCCGCGACATCCTCGGCCAGTTCCTCGCCGAAAGCACTGCACTGAGCGTCGCCGGCGCGGCACTCGGCGTCGCGTTAGGCGTCGTCCTCGCGGCCGGCGTGCGCGCGGCGACGCCCCTCCCGACCGAGGTCGCGCTCTGGAGCGTGCTCGTCTCGGTGGGCCTCGGCGCGGGCGTCGGGATCGTCGCCGGCGTCTACCCCGCGAGTCGCGCCGCGCGCCTCGACCCGATCGCCGCGCTGCGCTCCGAGTAG
- a CDS encoding multidrug ABC transporter substrate-binding protein encodes MRIVDRLLALVEGVVIALDAIRTNKVRAGLTILGIAVGVFVVTAMSAAVHGINSGVTRTIAAAGPTTFFVTKWPSDIQSCTGDENSCPWRRFPPLTIADADRIARVPSIGLVVAHVSNTKEIRYADRTLPSVDLSAYTPGWLEVTGGDLLDGRDFTPRENTTAAPVVIVNDKLAQRLFGGEHAVGKEIRVGGQLMTVVGLYRQLGNVFDSGEKGRAFLPFETARRRLDQDVSWLDLTVKPRDGVGRDAAMDEVLAQLRTERHLRPADVNNFFVATPDKILQIYNQVVGAFFLVMLVLSAVGLVVGGVGVVAIMMISVTERTREIGVRKALGASRGIILWQFLVEAATLTTIGAVLGLAAGGGLAFVLRRLTPIEAAVPAGAVATALVASALTGVLFGMLPAVRAARLDPVEALRYE; translated from the coding sequence ATGCGCATCGTCGACCGGCTGCTCGCACTCGTCGAGGGCGTCGTCATCGCCCTCGACGCCATCCGCACGAACAAGGTGCGCGCCGGACTCACGATCCTCGGCATCGCCGTGGGCGTGTTCGTCGTGACCGCGATGTCGGCCGCGGTCCACGGCATCAACAGCGGCGTGACGCGCACGATCGCCGCGGCCGGCCCGACGACGTTCTTCGTCACCAAGTGGCCGTCCGACATCCAGAGCTGCACGGGCGATGAGAACTCGTGCCCGTGGCGCCGCTTCCCGCCGCTCACCATCGCCGACGCGGACCGCATCGCGCGCGTGCCGAGCATCGGGCTCGTCGTCGCGCACGTGAGCAACACGAAGGAGATCCGCTACGCCGACCGGACGCTGCCGAGCGTCGACCTGTCCGCGTACACGCCGGGGTGGCTCGAGGTCACCGGCGGTGACCTGCTCGACGGGCGCGACTTCACCCCGCGCGAGAACACGACCGCCGCGCCCGTCGTGATCGTTAACGACAAGCTCGCGCAACGCTTGTTCGGCGGCGAGCACGCGGTCGGCAAGGAGATCCGCGTCGGCGGCCAACTCATGACCGTCGTCGGCCTCTACCGCCAGCTCGGGAACGTCTTCGATTCGGGGGAGAAAGGCCGGGCCTTCCTCCCGTTCGAGACCGCGCGCCGCCGCCTCGACCAGGACGTGTCGTGGCTCGACCTCACCGTCAAGCCGCGCGACGGCGTCGGCCGCGACGCGGCGATGGACGAGGTACTCGCCCAGCTCCGCACCGAACGTCACCTGCGCCCAGCCGACGTCAACAACTTCTTCGTCGCGACGCCGGACAAAATCCTGCAGATCTACAACCAGGTCGTCGGCGCGTTCTTCCTCGTCATGCTCGTCCTCTCGGCCGTCGGACTGGTCGTCGGCGGCGTCGGCGTGGTCGCGATCATGATGATCTCGGTCACCGAGCGCACGCGCGAGATCGGCGTGCGGAAGGCGCTCGGCGCGTCGCGCGGGATCATCCTCTGGCAGTTTCTCGTTGAAGCCGCGACGCTGACGACGATCGGCGCCGTGCTCGGGCTCGCGGCCGGCGGCGGTCTCGCCTTCGTCCTCCGGCGTCTCACGCCGATCGAGGCCGCGGTGCCCGCGGGCGCGGTCGCGACGGCGCTCGTCGCGAGTGCGCTGACCGGCGTCCTCTTCGGCATGCTCCCCGCCGTCCGCGCGGCGCGGCTCGACCCGGTCGAGGCCCTCCGCTACGAATGA
- a CDS encoding ABC transporter permease, with the protein MPLLEAVRLALQQIRVQKLKSFFTTLGVLIGVMFLIAVISIVQGMTNYMENDFAGKLIGGNTFTVRRFPQNNVGNVTEAMWREWQRRPRLTTVDVDVLRNALPPGTQSAIDSENLLYASTLYARPRQVFAVATDGDYFRIKKYNMSSGRAFTPQEAQLGLPVIVIGDEVRERMFPGLDPIGRALKINGIPYTVVGVVEKQGSVFGFSLDRLAVAPFKSPLSRLTNPRADVDGLIVSAPSREALADLQEQAREILRGRRRLAPTQPDNFEFETSESALSFFNGIKSKMYVFGAALPAIGLIVGSLVIMNIMLVAVAERTREIGVRKALGARRRDIMSQFLVEAAMLSLLGAAIGIVLGIVGAKLLSLAFPFLPAGVAPWSIGAALVMGAGVGIVAGAYPASRASRLDPIAALRAD; encoded by the coding sequence ATGCCGCTCCTCGAAGCCGTCCGCCTCGCCCTGCAGCAGATCCGCGTGCAGAAGCTCAAGAGCTTCTTCACGACGCTCGGCGTGCTGATCGGCGTGATGTTCCTCATCGCCGTCATCTCGATCGTCCAGGGGATGACCAACTACATGGAGAACGACTTCGCCGGCAAGCTGATCGGCGGGAACACGTTCACCGTACGCCGCTTCCCGCAGAACAACGTCGGCAACGTCACCGAGGCGATGTGGCGCGAGTGGCAGCGCCGGCCGCGGCTCACGACCGTCGACGTCGACGTGCTGCGGAACGCGCTGCCGCCCGGCACGCAGTCGGCCATCGACAGCGAGAACCTCCTCTACGCGTCGACGCTCTACGCGCGCCCGCGGCAGGTGTTCGCCGTCGCCACCGACGGCGACTACTTCCGCATCAAGAAGTACAACATGTCGAGCGGCCGCGCGTTCACGCCGCAGGAGGCCCAACTCGGACTCCCCGTGATCGTCATCGGCGACGAGGTGCGCGAGCGCATGTTCCCCGGGCTCGACCCGATCGGCCGCGCGCTGAAGATCAACGGCATCCCGTACACGGTCGTGGGGGTCGTCGAAAAGCAGGGTAGCGTGTTCGGCTTCTCGCTCGACCGGCTCGCCGTCGCGCCGTTCAAGTCGCCGCTCTCGCGCCTCACGAACCCGCGCGCCGACGTCGACGGGCTGATCGTGAGCGCGCCGTCGCGCGAGGCGCTCGCCGACCTGCAGGAGCAGGCGCGCGAGATCCTCCGCGGCCGCCGCCGCCTCGCCCCGACGCAGCCCGACAACTTCGAGTTCGAGACGTCCGAGTCGGCGCTCTCCTTCTTCAACGGCATCAAGAGCAAGATGTACGTGTTCGGCGCGGCGCTCCCCGCCATCGGGCTGATCGTCGGGTCGCTCGTGATCATGAACATCATGCTCGTCGCGGTCGCCGAGCGCACGCGCGAGATCGGCGTGCGGAAGGCGCTCGGCGCGCGACGGCGCGACATCATGAGCCAGTTCCTCGTCGAGGCCGCGATGCTCTCCCTTCTCGGCGCCGCGATCGGCATCGTCCTCGGCATCGTCGGCGCGAAGCTGCTCTCGCTCGCGTTCCCGTTCCTCCCGGCCGGCGTCGCGCCGTGGTCGATCGGCGCCGCGCTCGTGATGGGCGCAGGCGTCGGCATCGTCGCCGGCGCGTACCCGGCGAGCCGCGCGTCGCGGCTCGACCCGATCGCGGCGCTCCGTGCCGACTGA
- a CDS encoding ABC transporter, with the protein MRLLDRIIQLFEGVVIALEAIRANKVRAGLTIAGVAIGVFVVVAMSAAVHGITMSFQSDVNDLGATTFQVSRRVTIGPSACDGSDDACPDRKNPALSPEDAAAIRRLPSIGAVVEMLGGQNAFAYRDKSLASVGFDAMSADWLETDASDVGPGRNFTPQEAAAGARVAVINDSLKVRLFGESDPIGKTFTVANQQFTVVGVYHPKGGFLKSLGGRGPDNPRAVIPIDAYRRNFDYWRRGLWLVVKPHDGVSQGDAMDEVTALLRARRGLRPTQPNNFGLITQDRLTETFDKLFGTLFVIGIALSAVGLLVGGVGVVAIMMISVTERTREIGVRKALGATRVTILFQFLVEAATLTSIGAGIGLVLGAGAAWLIRSNSSVPASVPASAVVSALAASALTGVLFGMLPALRASRLDPVEALRYE; encoded by the coding sequence ATGCGCCTCCTCGACCGCATCATCCAGCTGTTCGAGGGCGTCGTGATCGCCCTCGAGGCGATCCGCGCCAACAAGGTGCGCGCCGGCCTCACGATCGCCGGCGTGGCGATCGGCGTGTTCGTCGTCGTCGCGATGTCCGCGGCGGTGCACGGCATCACGATGAGTTTCCAGAGCGACGTCAACGACCTCGGCGCGACGACGTTCCAGGTCAGCCGCCGCGTGACCATCGGGCCGAGCGCGTGCGACGGCTCCGACGACGCGTGCCCGGACCGGAAAAACCCGGCGCTCTCGCCAGAAGACGCAGCCGCGATCCGTCGCCTGCCCAGCATCGGCGCGGTCGTCGAAATGCTCGGCGGGCAGAACGCGTTCGCCTACCGCGACAAGAGCCTCGCGAGCGTCGGCTTCGACGCGATGAGCGCCGACTGGCTCGAAACCGACGCGAGCGACGTCGGCCCGGGACGCAATTTCACGCCGCAGGAGGCCGCCGCCGGCGCACGCGTCGCCGTCATCAACGACTCGCTCAAGGTGCGGCTCTTCGGCGAGTCGGACCCGATCGGTAAGACGTTCACGGTCGCGAACCAGCAGTTCACCGTCGTCGGCGTGTACCACCCGAAGGGCGGCTTCCTCAAGTCGCTCGGCGGGCGCGGCCCCGACAACCCGCGCGCGGTCATCCCGATCGACGCGTACCGCCGCAACTTCGACTACTGGCGCCGTGGGCTCTGGCTCGTCGTCAAACCGCACGACGGCGTCTCGCAGGGCGACGCGATGGACGAGGTGACCGCGCTCCTGCGGGCCCGCCGCGGCCTCCGGCCGACGCAGCCCAACAACTTCGGGCTCATCACGCAGGACCGCCTCACCGAGACGTTCGACAAGCTGTTCGGCACCCTCTTCGTGATCGGGATCGCGCTCTCCGCGGTCGGCCTGCTCGTCGGCGGCGTCGGCGTCGTCGCGATCATGATGATCTCGGTGACCGAGCGCACTCGCGAGATCGGCGTGCGCAAGGCGTTAGGCGCGACGCGCGTGACGATCCTCTTCCAGTTCCTCGTCGAGGCCGCGACGCTGACGAGCATCGGCGCGGGCATCGGCCTCGTGCTCGGGGCCGGCGCGGCGTGGCTGATCCGCAGCAATTCGAGCGTGCCCGCGTCGGTGCCGGCGTCGGCGGTCGTCAGCGCGCTCGCGGCGAGCGCGCTGACGGGCGTACTCTTCGGGATGCTGCCCGCGCTGCGCGCGTCGCGGCTCGACCCGGTCGAGGCGCTGCGGTACGAGTAG
- a CDS encoding bacillithiol biosynthesis deacetylase BshB1: protein MSEPSAADAPPLDLLAVGPHRDDVELLCGGTILNAVARGRRAGILDLTRGELGTRGSAGLREAEAARAAAVLGVVTRENLGLPDAGITNTAETRAALVQVLRRLRPGVVIGPAPTGRHPDHRVASALVRDACFLAGIVKFAPGLPAHRPRKLLYAMAYREDAEKPTFVVDVSDVFERKLEAIRCYGSQFDGLTQAGEVMPNGEPLYDVVRHHAAHYGSLIRARYGEPFVTLETMRVDDVTTLEVSTF, encoded by the coding sequence ATGTCCGAGCCCTCCGCCGCCGACGCGCCGCCCCTCGACCTCCTCGCCGTCGGCCCGCACCGCGACGACGTCGAACTCCTCTGCGGCGGCACGATCCTCAACGCCGTCGCGCGCGGCCGGCGCGCCGGCATCCTCGATCTTACCCGCGGCGAGCTCGGCACGCGCGGCTCGGCCGGGCTGCGCGAGGCGGAGGCCGCGCGCGCGGCCGCGGTGTTAGGCGTTGTCACGCGCGAGAACCTCGGCCTCCCCGACGCAGGGATCACGAACACGGCCGAAACCCGCGCGGCGCTCGTACAGGTGCTCCGGCGGCTGCGCCCCGGCGTCGTGATCGGACCCGCCCCCACCGGCCGCCACCCCGACCACCGCGTCGCCTCGGCCCTCGTGCGCGACGCCTGCTTCCTCGCGGGAATCGTCAAGTTCGCGCCCGGACTCCCCGCCCACCGCCCGCGCAAGCTGCTCTACGCGATGGCCTACCGCGAAGACGCCGAGAAGCCGACGTTCGTCGTCGACGTGAGCGACGTGTTCGAGCGCAAGCTGGAGGCGATCCGCTGCTACGGCTCGCAGTTCGACGGGCTCACGCAGGCCGGCGAGGTCATGCCCAACGGCGAGCCGCTCTACGACGTCGTCCGCCACCATGCCGCGCACTACGGCTCACTCATCCGCGCCCGCTACGGCGAGCCGTTCGTCACGCTCGAAACGATGCGCGTCGACGACGTCACCACGCTCGAGGTCTCGACGTTCTGA
- the kynA gene encoding tryptophan 2,3-dioxygenase gives MAGDSPAHESGARPHVTYGSYLALDELLSLQRPRSAEGGTEHPDELLFIVVHQTSELWFKVILHEIAGLESAMRAADAGLALWRATRVNSLTRIVSDQLSSLDTLPPQRFLQFRAYLGASSGAQSAQFRTIEQRSADLEGAFLGLVAANATTVEALYTGPGPGTLFFVAEALLAYDQQFARWRFQHVQLVERIIGPMTQGTGGSLGASHLMRTVGQRFFPALWDARTRLYRGGSAG, from the coding sequence ATGGCCGGCGACTCCCCCGCGCACGAATCCGGCGCGCGCCCGCACGTGACGTACGGCTCGTACCTCGCCCTCGACGAGCTGCTCTCCCTCCAGCGCCCACGTTCCGCCGAGGGCGGCACCGAACACCCGGACGAGCTGCTGTTCATCGTCGTCCACCAGACGAGCGAGCTGTGGTTCAAGGTGATCCTCCACGAGATCGCCGGCCTCGAGTCGGCGATGCGTGCGGCCGACGCGGGCCTCGCACTCTGGCGCGCGACGCGGGTGAACTCGCTCACCCGGATCGTCTCGGACCAGCTCTCGTCGCTCGACACGCTCCCGCCGCAGCGATTCCTCCAGTTTCGCGCCTACCTCGGCGCGTCGAGCGGCGCGCAGAGCGCGCAGTTCCGGACGATCGAACAGCGGTCGGCCGACCTCGAGGGTGCTTTTCTCGGGCTCGTCGCCGCGAACGCGACGACGGTCGAAGCGCTCTACACCGGCCCCGGTCCCGGGACGCTCTTCTTCGTCGCCGAGGCGCTGCTCGCCTACGACCAGCAGTTCGCGCGTTGGCGCTTCCAACACGTGCAGCTCGTCGAGCGCATCATCGGGCCGATGACCCAGGGCACCGGCGGGTCCCTCGGCGCGTCACACCTGATGCGCACGGTCGGCCAGCGATTCTTCCCGGCGCTCTGGGACGCGCGCACGCGCCTGTACCGCGGCGGCTCGGCGGGGTGA